In Capsicum annuum cultivar UCD-10X-F1 chromosome 8, UCD10Xv1.1, whole genome shotgun sequence, the genomic window CTCTTTCTCTTGTGGATTATTGAATGGATTGATCGATGATCTTTTCATGTCTATTCATCTGACTGAACCTAAAAAAGATTTATCTTATATTCATTTTACAAAAGATGTCAATTCACTGATGAATCTGGATTATCTCATTTTCTTCAGTCTTCCATGTGCTATTTGAGGATCAAGATTTTGTGCTGCAGGAGGGCTGACAGTATGAGCCCTGCTTCCTTTCCCCCCCTCGATTTTGTCTATGGCGGGATTTAAACTCGTGATGTGCACCTAATTCACATGTAACTTGGTGCACTTTATCAGTGGTCAGTGTCCTGGAGGCATAAAACAAACTAATATTAGGAATTTCCCAAGTTTTCAAGCCTGAAAATGCTGCTATTTAAATGCTTTGAGCAGCAAGATCATGGTACTGTGTGGTAATATGGGCGTCCTGCTTATTTTAGGGTGGGGGACTTATGCCtttggggtggggggggggggggggggggggggttgtggGTGGGGGGGGTGTTCGGGGGGGAATATATTTATAGTTGGTAAATATCTACATCAAGAATTTTAATAATGTATGTATGCTCGATGCCggcaaaaaatatgaatttatgttTAGAATATTCACAATTATTGGCTATTattgattattaatttattattattttagttaccATACTATTGGGTGGATGGAATTGGATAGATAGGGATATTTTATAGGTTAAGGTATTTCATATGTTAATCTCATTTTTTATATGacataacttatcccatcatttatattaaaattgatgggataaaataatacccattgataaatacaagataaaataatcctGTGAAACCTCTTGAGATTATTCCTCCTCTGACGCCCCGTAGAGTATTTATTGTCCACTTATTATCCCTTATATGAACTTTTCATGAAGGAGATAAGATTGCTTGTGTACAATTTGAATagatgaaaaatgagtttttatagatattttatgcATTGAAATAAAGATCTTTCGTGAATAAATGGAGTAGTCGCCCTCCCCGTCAATTGGCTTAAGACTTGATCAAATACAGGTAGTAATGGTACACCCCAACTATTATTCACGTTCCAAATAACACGTTTTTTTTTCTGTGTGTGCAAAATAACAGGCTCATTGAATGACTCAAAATTTTGTCTGGGTCATAATGGCCAATGAAAAAAGACCGTTAAGTTAGGCAAACCAGCGCCTTTTTCACTTGTCCCTCCGTTTTAAACGAACTTTGTGCACATCTGACTTCCTACTTTCTTTCGGACAGACACTGACAAGTGACAGGGATGAGGGACCCCTCTACTACTAGggttttactatatttttttcctaactaaacCCCTCTGGACTCTGACTCTTCCTGGTAATGTAGTACCATATTATATACACTAACATCCGTACTGTTTTTAAATTATTCTCCTCCCTCTGCCTTGTAAACTCCACACATACAAGAAAAGAATTTATGTTACAAGATCTTGGCGGAGTTTTCTATCATACCCCCCTCTAGTTATTTGGCAGCaggttctttattttattttttttcttaaagcaaaaatttgataaatcttTTCTGGGGTTTTGGTTTTCTTTCTAAAGATGGCAGTAGTGGGAGATTTAGCTTTGATGGGCACAAAGATAAGTCCAAATAAGTTAGTTGGTAATTTGGAGAAAAGGGTATTTGGTTTTCCAGTTTTATTAAGTTCAAGATTTGTTTTTTCTCATGGTAGAAAACTTGATGTCAGCAAATCAAGAACAGCAATTAGAGCGGTGATGCAAGTGGAGAAAATTCATAGTACAAGTGAATTGAATGAAGGGTGTTTGGGATTTGATGTTGTCTCAGAAAGGGAGGTTAaagaaaagggatttttgggGTTAAGGAAAACAAAACTTGTGTGTACAATTGGACCAGCTAGTTCTTCTTTAGATGAGTTGGAGAAATTGGCTATCGCAGGTATGAATGTGGCTAGGCTAAATATGTGTCATAATACAAGGGAGTGGCAGCAAGATGTGATTAGGAAGATCAAGAAGTTGAATCAAGAAAAAGGTTATAGTGTAGCAGTTATGATGGATACAGAAGGGAATCAGATACAAGTTGTAGATCATGGCTCTTCTTCTTCTGTCAAAGCAGAGGTAATCAACCAAATTCTTTAAAGCccctttgttattttttgttgtataatgttgttcaGGTTAATTTCACATATGGTAACAATAGTTGACTGTATTTTCCCTTGAGCTGAGGTCTATCGGAAGCAACCTCTTTACCGTCAAGGTAGGGGTGAGGTCTATGTACACTCTACTCTCCCCACAtcccactttgtgagaatacaaTGGATatatcgttgttgttgttgtaacattaaagtattaaaaaaaaatgttttttgtCATCTTAAATTAATTGAACTTTTCCCAAAGGTCTTGCTCAAAACAATAGGAGGTCAAATTTCCAGCTGTGAGTAATGgtgtttgctttttctttttttgcttcaTTTGAATGCTTTTAGTTGTCTGTTGCTTTATAAAATGCAAGTCTTataaaatgcaaggtaagactgtgtacaatagatccttgtgcTCCGGTTCTTCCCTGGACCCCATATATAGCAGGAGCTTTAGTACACCGTGTTGCTCTTTGGAGAAGTTACAAATGTTTGCAtggttaattttttgttcttgacTTGAAAATTGATCTTGGGAAATTCACACGTGGTTCTGTTACTTTATTGTTATAGTGGGTAAAACAAAAGTAGTTTTGTGACTTTATTGTTATATTGTGTACCTTAAATTAGCCCAATGTTGTAAAAGTGAAAGTTTGTAGTCTAACTTGAATTCTGTTGATGTTGTTCATTAGGAGGATTCAATCTGGTACGTTACTACTGAGAAGTTTGAAGGTTCTCGTCCATTTACAATTCAGGCTAATTATGAAGATTTTGCTGAAGGTAGTCtcattgataaaaaaatatatattgtttcctgttttggttgtaaaaagtTAGACTGAGGCTGAATTCTCTTTCTTCCTATTTAGGGGTCAATCCTGGTGATGAAATTGTCATAGATGGAGGAATGGCAACTTTTGAAGTCATAGAGAGAGCTGGGAACGACTTGCGCTGCAAGTGCACGGACTCCGGTCTGCTTCTGCCTAGAGCTAAGTTGAGTTTCTGGAGAGATGGAAAGATTTTAGGAAGAGATTATGATCTCCCAACTTTATCAGCAAAGGTCAGTAAATTTATTGCTTGATTTTTACTCATCAAAAAGATATATGCTCGAGTTTTGCTTAAATCGTGATTGTTTTTCTTCAACATGCTCTGGCTGAGTGTTTGAAATGTGACATAAATGATCCAATAATTGATGTCTAGGTGACTAGTTTTAACCATTTTGAACATTTATTGAACTATTGAGGTTTATTTCAATCATATGAAGGTTGTAGCCAGGGTGAATTTTGAACCTTTTATCCTTCTGTTCTGTTGAGAAAACGAAATTCAAACCTCTCTGCACAGTTTATGATCTAGCGCAGCAATTGAATATAGTTGCGAATTTCTGAATGAGTTCTATGTTCAATATGAATCTCTAATCTTGCTGATGCGTGCGTACTTCATGATCTGCAGGATTGGTCAGACATTGCGTTTGGAATATCTGAAGATATCGATTTCATTgcagtttcatttgtaaaagaTGCTGATGCAATCAAGCATCTGAAGGACTACCTCACAACTAAATCCCCCAAGTAATTACAGCTGTGAACaaaagattgtttttttttttaacttctattttactataatttttcATATAGATTCAAAGTGTATTTTGGATCGTGAAATCTTTCTGAATTTAATCACAGGGCAATAAAAGTGTTGGCGAAGATAGAGAGCCTAGAGTCTCTTCGAAGGTTGGAAGAGATTGTTGAAGCTTCTGATGGGATTATGATAGCAAGGGGAGATCTAGGAGTTGAGATTCCGCTTGAGCAGATTCCATCTGTTCAGCAAGATATTACTTATGTTTGCAGGCAGCTCAACAAGCCCGTTATCGTGGCCTCTCAGCTTCTGGAATCAATGGTTGAATACCCAACTCCAACACGAGCAGAGGTACTAATCTTTTTTCCCTTGTGAAGCTTTCGCATTTTCTGTCTTTTGACAAAATTTTCCAGTCTCATAAATGTTACTAAGCTTTCTGTAAAACTTAATCTCTTCCTATTTTAGCCTTTGTCAGTACTTCCTAGTTTTCTTGTCAAAATCCCCGATAATGTATTACTATTATCATGACTATGCGCTCCTCTTTATCCATCTGATTATTATATTAGATAACTTCACTTCAATACATTTTCTCCTAGACCATATCTTTTGGGCGGGTTCTAGTTTGATAACTACTAGCTAATCTAGCCAGCAataatcacaatttttttttatgtcatAGGTTGCAGATGTTTCTGAAGCGGTACGACAGTATGCTGATGCATTGATGTTATCTGGTGAGTCAGCCATTGGCTCATACGGAATGAAAGCTCTTTCTGTCTTGCGTACAACTAGCACTCGAATGGAACAATCATGTCGTGAAGAGAACAGGCAAACTTCATTGCATCAGCGCAAACTTGGAGTATCTTTGCCAGATCAAATTGCTGAGCAGATCTGCAATTGTGCAGTTGAAATGGGTACTTCCCTCTCCTTCCCGTAGCTGCATCATGAGTATGTTTTTACGTGTCAAGAATTGCATATTTTGTTGTGAAGAATAGGTTgctgaatataaaatttaaaagaatggAAGGAATAATGATCGATTTTTTGGTTGGTACAAAAGTCTTGAAACCCCTCTTTGACAGTGTATGCTTTCGTTTTATTTATGGAATTAGATCTTTAACACACTCCTCATGTGTGGCCTGATTCTTTGTCATTTggctgattttgtgaatattctAGTTTTCTGTTAATGGGTGACAGTGAGATTTGAACTCATAACCTTTTGCCTGCTTTGATATCATATTGAATTGTGTAACCATCTCAGGTAAAATCTTAGACAGTTACGGCGAGCATACCTTTTTATGTTCTTGATTATATTATGTCTCAACAACATGTTTGTCTTCGATCTCAACCAATTTCCTTTTACATATTCCAGCCGACAACCTAGGGGTGGATGCCATATTTGTGTACACAAGGCATGGGAAGATGGCATCTCTTCTTTCACGCAACCGTCCAAATCCTCCAATATTTGCCTTCACGAACGACAACAGCACTCGGATGGCTCTCAATTTGCAGTGGGGAGTCACTCCCCTTCTCACGGACCTGTCAGACGACATGGAAGGAAACGTTAAGAAAACTGTCGAACTTATAAAAGGAAAAGGGGGGATGATAAAGAAGGAGGATGCTATTTTGGTGGTATCAGATATCATTCCAATTTCTACTGCCCAGACAATTTTCCAGTCCATTCAGGTTATGACCATATCATAGGATATCTTCAAGCAGATATTGCATGATGTTTGGAAGAgagattttatttttactattttgaagACACTACTTTGTTGTATGCCATATCCTTTTCATATCAAGCCAAGCAAGTTCTTCAACTTCAGCTCTCTGTTTCTTGCTATTTTCTCAAATTCACTATTCAATTAGTTGATTAGTAACTAAATGAGATATTTAAGACATATAAAGGGTAATTTAGACAATTACTCTTATGATTGTGGCTTTTGAATGTGTTTTTAATAGGAGCAACATTTTGTCTTTGCTCAATGTTCTGCACAGTAGTGAGGATCAAGTTGAGCTAAATGTAACATCATTGAATAGAAAATAATGTAATTAATTACTTGTTAAAAATGTACTCCCAAATTTTTCAAGGAATAAGTGTCAACAACACATTGCGTTTAGGGGTGACAATGGTGTGGTGCCGGTTTTTTCTCCACATTATCTTTAAATTCGCATAAACTCGTCCCACATTCATAACCGCACCGCACTGTCCCATATTTTTGATTTTTGCTTTTTGCTTTTTTGAAAAGTTTGTAACTCcactgaaaatcataatattttcaatagtaGGAAATAGTAACAATCAATTTCTAATACATcatttttcattaagaaattatCAGAGAAGTATCacatgtacaagtaatgatcaaatatcaaattttcattaagatgaataaagaaattataaaattatttatttgtagtgttgtacatgttttaagtattataaaattttaagcgaagaatacatataattttaggtagatttacgagaataatactaatttttaacttttttttttgtttaaacccACATATACTCGCAATTCGCCCCgccctatttaaaaaaaaaaaaaaaaagagacttaTTTAAACCCGCCCCACATCCGCACCGCACCTACATAGTCTTAAAACTCACACCGCCCCACATAGCCTAAAACCCGCACCACCCCGTCGCCATCTTTAATTGCGTTGTGTTGTGCATGTTTTTGCACGGCtctatattatcaattttttaagtTGGTGATTGCAACAATatctgttttattttatttcattactttttttgtttttagttcaAGGATTTATTTTTAAACATTCCATATGAAGATGAGGCTGAGCCAATTAAAAGAAATGCATTGAATCCAAGTTGGTTAAGAGACTTTGAGCAATTGAAT contains:
- the LOC107840161 gene encoding pyruvate kinase isozyme A, chloroplastic, whose amino-acid sequence is MAVVGDLALMGTKISPNKLVGNLEKRVFGFPVLLSSRFVFSHGRKLDVSKSRTAIRAVMQVEKIHSTSELNEGCLGFDVVSEREVKEKGFLGLRKTKLVCTIGPASSSLDELEKLAIAGMNVARLNMCHNTREWQQDVIRKIKKLNQEKGYSVAVMMDTEGNQIQVVDHGSSSSVKAEEDSIWYVTTEKFEGSRPFTIQANYEDFAEGVNPGDEIVIDGGMATFEVIERAGNDLRCKCTDSGLLLPRAKLSFWRDGKILGRDYDLPTLSAKDWSDIAFGISEDIDFIAVSFVKDADAIKHLKDYLTTKSPKAIKVLAKIESLESLRRLEEIVEASDGIMIARGDLGVEIPLEQIPSVQQDITYVCRQLNKPVIVASQLLESMVEYPTPTRAEVADVSEAVRQYADALMLSGESAIGSYGMKALSVLRTTSTRMEQSCREENRQTSLHQRKLGVSLPDQIAEQICNCAVEMADNLGVDAIFVYTRHGKMASLLSRNRPNPPIFAFTNDNSTRMALNLQWGVTPLLTDLSDDMEGNVKKTVELIKGKGGMIKKEDAILVVSDIIPISTAQTIFQSIQVMTIS